A single genomic interval of Pomacea canaliculata isolate SZHN2017 linkage group LG5, ASM307304v1, whole genome shotgun sequence harbors:
- the LOC112564111 gene encoding serine/arginine repetitive matrix protein 2-like, which translates to MHTEAQELAERRLFLLDKYQRKGFSPEEASKKLIAEELEGRDSDALMRQRQTTVDYNHCTEALNYRPNIWPDHSSHISLQSLTACGSGEAASTCAPEGYSADFQERKSMESFSPTLVSRLVKRLADYRRLKEEVEVVTPTKTLEKDPEEAITNRIGKLLQKLVSQNVTVTQADREIENYKITEKVSNSFQPKDLRNMSETEREQLQEEFERSCREEIQNLFALLLEHQVPSDEAKARLQTLKVAHENRRQALFSADFIRDRNREKSERKHGFQKETCTGHKDTLLSVSEPSIEYDKSHSADFTLDGHSIFQKQDQRQNSQEQREFLRSSSSDVISNKHLRTLSTCSRSTSGSPKRKRTHLDSRSQSKESNVSQKSFKKLYSKTKSLGALDFFEQILKGPTVGTSRVKSPLPSLGRSQKRTDFLSSPSRPVSSFTHNRSFSPYSRNRSRSPRSRTRSSSRFSWRGSRQRSRSIQRSNSREHSRTRSPAFKSQHSDKGHNLSAVGHSRLSFSSSCRSRSRSPRSRWSRQREYSSNERIKHSFRRNRDASCSSERPFLQGSRHRFRTRSPSLRSRQSFANRYSEKSDGRRGTPSPRLRTVSPPTPTDHSPYRRVSDELQYRRHSSGMRDQFSSHSEQFRTQSRDVSRWRQHPMRGDFYGDRLSVERHEGEQTESRRSRRPVFHDERINPLDNSAEFHFQSGVWYDSDLESLSSLRSSPEKVLLPEQGPKSNQSIHSINHPDKAKRPLKERKRMPSMESISSCDDDEVFGVKQSSSTMNEAVKSEASPTDDTRNCIHRKDRVSPASDAHNYKTLLKEK; encoded by the coding sequence ATGCATACAGAAGCCCAAGAGCTGGCAGAAAGGAGACTGTTTCTTTTAGACAAATATCAAAGAAAGGGGTTTTCCCCAGAAGAAGCTAGCAAAAAATTAATTGCTGAGGAATTGGAAGGAAGAGATTCAGATGCTTTAATGAGGCAAAGGCAAACCACAGTTGATTACAACCACTGTACAGAAGCTTTAAATTACAGACCAAACATTTGGCCAGATCATAGTTCTCATATTTCACTTCAGTCCTTAACAGCATGTGGGAGTGGTGAAGCAGCATCTACTTGTGCCCCGGAGGGTTATTCTGCTGACTTTCAAGAGAGGAAGAGCATGGAATCTTTTTCTCCGACCCTAGTGTCTCGACTTGTCAAACGTCTGGCAGATTATCGTAGGTTGAAGGAAGAGGTAGAAGTTGTAACACCCACAAAGACCTTAGAAAAAGATCCAGAGGAAGCCATTACTAATCGTATAGGTAAGCTTCTTCAAAAACTTGTTTCTCAGAATGTCACAGTAACTCAGGCAGACAGAGAGAttgaaaactataaaataacagaaaaggtTTCTAACAGTTTCCAGCCAAAAGATTTGCGAAATATGTCggaaacagagagagagcagCTGCAAGAGGAGTTTGAAAGGAGCTGCAGAGAAGAAATTCAAAATCTGTTTGCACTGCTCTTGGAACATCAAGTTCCATCTGATGAAGCCAAGGCTAGACTGCAGACTTTGAAGGTAGCGCATGAAAACAGAAGGCAAGCTCTTTTCTCAGCTGACTTCATCAGAGATAGAAACAGggaaaagagtgagagaaagcaTGGCTTTCAAAAGGAAACTTGCACTGGACATAAGGATACATTGTTATCTGTAAGCGAACCCAGTATTGAATATGATAAAAGCCACTCTGCAGATTTTACCTTGGATGGACATTCCATTTTTCAAAAGCAAGATCAGAGGCAGAATTCTCAAGAGCAAAGAGAATTCTTGAGGTCTTCTAGTAGTGATGTCATTAGCAACAAACATCTCAGAACTCTGAGTACATGTAGCAGGAGTACTTCAGGAAGTCCAAAGAGAAAGAGGACACACTTGGACAGTAGAAGTCAAAGCAAGGAGAGTAATGTATCTCAAAAAAGCTTCAAAAAATTGTACAGTAAGACAAAGTCTCTTGGTGCATTAGATTTTTTTGAACAAATATTGAAAGGTCCTACTGTTGGTACTAGCAGGGTTAAATCTCCTTTGCCGAGCTTAGGGCGTTCTCAGAAGAGAACTGATTTTCTGTCTTCTCCTTCGAGACCTGTTTCTTCATTTACACACAACAGATCATTCTCTCCATATTCACGAAATCGGTCAAGATCTCCACGGTCAAGAACAAGATCCTCATCAAGATTTTCATGGAGAGGAAGCAGGCAGAGATCTCGTTCCATTCAGCGTTCTAACTCAAGAGAACATTCCAGAACAAGATCACCTGCATTTAAGTCACAGCATTCAGATAAAGGACATAATCTATCAGCTGTGGGTCATTCCAGGCTCTCTTTCAGCAGCTCATGCCGATCAAGGTCAAGATCACCAAGGTCTAGGTGGTCAAGACAAAGGGAATATTCATCAAATGAGAGAATCAAACACTCATTCAGGAGAAATAGGGATGCTTCTTGTTCTTCGGAAAGACCCTTTTTGCAGGGTTCCAGACATCGCTTTCGCACCAGATCACCATCGTTAAGATCCAGACAGTCTTTTGCAAACAGGTACAGTGAAAAATCAGATGGCAGGAGAGGAACACCATCGCCCAGGTTACGAACAGTCTCACCACCTACTCCCACAGATCATTCTCCATATAGGAGAGTAAGTGACGAGTTGCAATACAGAAGACATTCTTCAGGAATGAGAGATCAATTCAGTTCTCACTCTGAACAGTTCAGAACTCAGTCAAGAGATGTAAGCAGATGGAGGCAACACCCAATGAGGGGGGATTTCTATGGTGACAGACTATCAGTAGAGAGACATGAAGGAGAGCAAACAGAGTCTAGGCGTTCTCGAAGGCCTGTATTTCATGATGAGAGGATCAATCCATTGGATAATTCCGCTGAGTTTCATTTCCAGAGCGGTGTGTGGTATGATTCAGACCTTGAGAGTCTTTCATCTCTCAGAAGCTCACCAGAAAAAGTGTTACTTCCAGAGCAAGGACCTAAATCTAATCAATCTATACACAGCATAAATCATCCTGATAAAGCAAAGAGACCCTTGAAAGAGCGTAAGAGAATGCCATCAATGGAAAGCATATCTtcctgtgatgatgatgaagtgtTTGGTGTTAAACAATCTAGTTCTACAATGAATGAAGCGGTAAAAAGCGAAGCTTCACCAACAGATGATACGAGAAACTGCATACACAGGAAGGACAGGGTTTCACCGGCAAGTGATGCACACAACTATAAAACTTTacttaaagaaaaatga